A genome region from Scleropages formosus chromosome 6, fSclFor1.1, whole genome shotgun sequence includes the following:
- the LOC108925004 gene encoding C-X-C motif chemokine 11-1-like has protein sequence MFKKEDPAKQIFNRWTIKPLGEERPDLPDKMRTTICILFACMLFVYVEGIAIVPKGRCLCKDGDVNFIPHRNIQKIEIFSPSPACKQVEIIVTLKDGGQRCLNSESKFGKTCIKKAENNKRKREQKTRSHQQKSPVISKK, from the exons ATGTTTAAGAAAGAGGACCCAGCAAAGCAGATT TTTAACCGCTGGACCATCAAGCCTCTTGGAGAAGAAAGACCTGACCTGCCGGACAAAATGAGAACAACTATTTGTATTCTGTTTGCCTGCATGCTGTTTGTGTATGTTGAAG gCATTGCCATAGTTCCCAAGGGACGTTGCCTGTGCAAGGATGGTGATGTGAACTTCATTCCACACAGAAACATACAGAAGATTGAGATCTTTTCTCCTAGCCCAGCCTGTAAACAAGTGGAGATCAT TGTCACACTGAAGGATGGAGGGCAAAGGTGTTTGAATTCTGAGTCCAAATTTGGCAAGACCTGTATCAAGAAggcagaaaataataaaag aaagagagagcagaagACACGGAGTCATCAGCAAAAATCTCCCGTGATCTCcaagaaataa